DNA sequence from the Leguminivora glycinivorella isolate SPB_JAAS2020 chromosome 13, LegGlyc_1.1, whole genome shotgun sequence genome:
tcaaacgtgaattagttgcaaaaggactagtgacagaaatggtaattaaatgtcattcaatttacttttaatctaatcaaagaggttGATGTTAAAATCAGAAATATAAAAGGtgactgaatttatcgatagctgaatatgtcgataaaatttaacattccaactctattgacgtttgatctttgccatgagcaattccgccctctgtccatgactcaggaacaaatatctgtgctcatcacacaaataaatgcccttaccgggattcgaacccaggaccgcggcttagcaggcagggacactatcgactgagccagacctgtcgtcaatttttttaatcaaGCGAAGCATTTCCCTGGCCAGTCTAGCCGCAATTCTTTGAGGCCGGATTTTCGAGCTAGGgatagtttctttttttttatgtacctgCTTCATGTGAAGGTGTGCTTTGTATGATGCCAGATACAAGCCACATATGTCAAAAGACCGTTTGAACAGGTACGCTTGTAAACTTGGGCAATATGTATCGTACGGAACCTGCTTGAAAAGTGATGACGCTCGTAGATCCAAAGACAACTGCAATAACAGTGGGGCCAATTTAGCATCGGTGTCATCGGTTCCTACAGTTCCATACCCTTCTGCCGTCTGTTTTATCAAAACAGGTGGTGGTAAAAACCCTTGTCTTAATAACACCGCAACATGCCGCAACTTCGCATTTCACTATCTGTAACAGATGTTGAGATTCACGGACGTGAATTGCGTACCAAGTAGCGTCATTTTTAAGCAATTTGGCCTGTTCAATGTCCAAATTGGTGATTGTTGGTGAAATGTATTCGGCGATAACAGGAAAGTCGTCAATAACCAATTCGCTCCAAATGTTGGCTAAGACAATGCCTGCACTTTCAAAATTTCGCTTTTCTAGTTCTAAGTCAGTATTATTATTGGAGTCCAGATGAGAACCGAAAGCGTCATGTTTCAGGATAACACCTGTCAGTTCACGACTGAGAGGTGCCATTCGCCTTTCTACTCGATTGAAAGCAATTCTACCTGGAGAAGCATCCTGGAGGTGCATCAATATAGGTGCCTGAGCGTGGGCACCTGTTATTCCCAAGGGCACGCGTGCCTTATCATCCATTTATAAAAAGAAAACTTGCCCAGGACCCAATATTGATGCTAGAGACTCTAGGTTTCTTATAGTAGGTAGCTGTACAGAATTTGCCATCCATGTGTTTTGCATGAAGCGTAGTGTCCGGTCTGCATAGTTTTACAGGGACTGTTACGACATGTCTTTTTCCTTCTTCTGTGTTAACTCGCCTGGGAAGGAGTCTTAAGTACAACCCAGATCTACTGATGTGGTATCCTCGTTTAATCAATTCGGTCTGTAAGTCGTCCAAGGTTTTGCAGCTTCTTATAGCTTCAGTGCGACGGCGGTCATCGGCTGCACCACCAAAAACTGCTATACTCTGTACAGTTTCTACTAAGCCAACTTGATCTTCTTGAGCTGTTGCCAACTCTGTATTTTTATCACAGAGGTTCAGTTGAAATAGATTTTAACTTAGATATTGCAAATATTTTGTATGTGACTTACAAACATTCGAACTCCTCCCTCCCCCCTGTCACAACATGTCACATTTTgtggaccccctccccccccctctaGGTGTGATGTAATTAATGGATGATCCCTAATGGGATAATCCCATAACTGTAATCATAGAACTATTTTTATTCCTGATCATAGTTATTATTAGTCCAATCAGAGATGCAGACATATGGtacatgtatgtattttttgatTGGATTTATAGTTCTAAATCAATTCTGAATTTTATGTTATTCTTCTTTCCAGGCTATTGATGATGACTCAAATCAAACTGCCCAAATGACAGCTGCCTTTTTGGATTGGCCCCAAGGCACATTCGCTTCAAAGGTAACTTTTATTAATTCTACACCCCTATCTTGACAAAATTGACAGtgacatgcgcggatccaggggggggtcatgggggtcatgacccccccctggagcctaggctggccatacaaatagaccacgtgacccccccggggggcctgggcctttaccacgtgacccccccctgggcacgaagctggatccgcgcttggacAGTGATCTGacttggaataaaaaaaaagctttcCTTTGAACTAGGTAAATCAAGCTGAAGAAAATGTGTCAATTTATCTTTTCTTCCTTGAGGAACCATTTGTCTTTACACATACTTACTCGCTAAGTGGCAATATGAATAAGAGGTGGTGTTATATGACAATAAAACTAGCATATTTTAACTCGACATACCCTCTGTATAAGCCTTTACAACGCCAAAGCAATGTATTTCGTATGGTGATTTTAATCTTTCTTTCAAAGTGGCAGAGGGCTTCAATATTGAACAATTCCTGAGTCTTACGACTGACCTTATGTGAAACTGTTTTTAGGTGGAAAAAAGCGACGCCGGGCTGACGGTGACGCGCGAAATCGACGGCGGTTTGGAGGTGATTAAAACCAAGCTGCCGGCCGTCATCAGCGCCGACCTGCGCCTCAACGAGCCCAGATACGCCACGCTGCCTAACATCATGGTAATTCAATATTTGATATTGGTTTAACAAGATCACAGGAAGCTAGTAGCATCGCGAAGCAAAGTCCTCGCACAGCAAACGGTCAATGTGGACGTGCCTCGGTGGGCTCCAGTCTTCCTGGCCGATCTGCTTCCGTCGAGGCACATCTCTGTGTGTGCATCCACTTAACGTCGTGTATTGAGGCCAGTCTGTTGCCTAAGACATTTTATTCTTCATTTATATTTAGGTAACTAACAAAAGTCAAATTCTCACTACTCTATTTGCAGTTGTTGCACATTAAATCTGATagccaaattgtgacattatctgggtaaagggaccttattgtcgttggcgcttacggcgttatgagcgatgttcgtgtacaaaatACGacaccgcgggacgtaagcACCTAAAGCACCATCAACagtaaggtccctttacccagataacgtcacaattAATCATCATCCATTGCTATGTTAACACTTTCacaaccaagaacccgcctgcCGGGCACTCGTAAACTTTACTCAGGTACCGGAGAACCCGCTGGCCGGGTGCTCGCCATACAAACGCGCGGTTCGACCGGTTCTGACGTAGAGCGCCAATTTTTGTCTGGTAGTGGATGTGTTAAAAATTTAAAGCCACAAACATAGCACCTACATGATATTCCTTCTTTCAGAAAGCCAAAAAGAAGCCCCTCAAGAAACTAACCCCCAAGGATCTCGGCGTCGACGTGGCGCCCAGGATCAAGGTGGTGTCGGTGGAAGATCCCCCGGTGCGCCAGGGCGGCTCCATCCTCCCCGATGTGGACACCCTCGTCGCCAAGCTCAAGGAGAGCGGACACGTCTAACCAGTTCTAACGCACCTCAATCGTATCAAAtaataagggccagttgcatcaaccacagttaagagacacatcaacgtcacgcaAGACTAAttgaaattcccatacaaaaaagttccAAAATTTTTACGAACGCTAAATTCCCATAAAGAcccttagggcccatttagacggtacgagaactcgcatacgagttttattacattacggtatttgatggctgtgcaaaattgtatgtaaactCAAcaacccgcaatgtaactaaaatagcatgcgagttcgcacgtcatctaaatcaggccttaggcTCGTAGCGCAAGAACAACGCGATGTGTTTTTGTTT
Encoded proteins:
- the LOC125232525 gene encoding electron transfer flavoprotein subunit beta — its product is MSRVLVGVKRVIDYAVKVRVKPDKSGVVTDGVKHSMNPFDEIAVEEAVRMKEKKLASEVVAVSCGPTQAQETLRTALAMGADRAIHVEVAGAQYETLQPLHVAKILAKLAQDEKADIVIVGKQAIDDDSNQTAQMTAAFLDWPQGTFASKVEKSDAGLTVTREIDGGLEVIKTKLPAVISADLRLNEPRYATLPNIMKAKKKPLKKLTPKDLGVDVAPRIKVVSVEDPPVRQGGSILPDVDTLVAKLKESGHV